The Oenanthe melanoleuca isolate GR-GAL-2019-014 unplaced genomic scaffold, OMel1.0 S089, whole genome shotgun sequence genome includes a window with the following:
- the LOC130266565 gene encoding protocadherin gamma-A10-like, with product MCAAGRVCGQGQRALLWVMLLAAWEAAWGQLRYSVPEEMPKGSFVGDVAKDLGLQLPDIRDGGVHIVSQGRTQYFSLQGKTGHLVTTERIDREQLCRMVQQCVLRCELIVEGEMKFYEIEVEITDINDNAPNFRETETELRVGEMTAPGSRFPLAEAHDPDSGLNSLQSYELSGDEHFSLAVQAGPGGDQRPELVLAKALDREEAAFHELVLRAMDGGDPARTGTARIRVTVLDANDNAPVFSQAEYTVRVPEDVPVGSTLVTVTAADADEGPNGQVKYTLKKVSDIASDIFRLDCETGEITLLRSLDFEEGDSYELEVQGRDGGGLFDTAKIVISVTDVNDNMPEISVRSAISEISEDAPSGTVVALLHVQDGDSGANGEVRCSLDEDVPFRLQSSHGSYYSVVTARELDREQVSEYNVTVRAADGGSPALQSSAVLALRVLDVNDNAPVFAEERYSARLAENNAAGALVLTVRATDADWGQNARVRYRLSEGRVRGAPLSSYVSVQAETGALYALRSLDYEQVRELRLWVRAEDGGAPALSSNVSVVLQIVDENDNAPQVLYPPAGALRAGSGPGGAWSGVELAPRWSEAGALVAKVVAVDADAGQNAWLSYELAKATEPGLFRVGLHSGEVRTARSPLARDAVRQSLVVVVKDHGRPALSATATLSVVLAESVAELLAELGSAADEAAAEPGEPAVSLTRWLVLAVAAVSCLFVAFLLLLLALRLRRWRRQQLLPPASGALRGVPVSHFVGIDGVRAFLQSYSHDVSLTADSRKSQLRFSAGGSCCDTLPARPLPDEPAPLLGDEDPAGALPVDPVAPSNKYSDQYVQ from the exons ATGTGCGCGGCGGGGAGGGTCTGTGGCCAGGGGCAGcgagctctgctctgggtgatgCTGCTGGCGGCTTGGGAGGCGGCGTGGGGGCAGCTGCGCTACTCGGTGCCCGAGGAGATGCCCAAGGGCTCGTTCGTGGGTGACGTGGCCAaggacctggggctgcagctgccggATATCCGAGACGGCGGCGTCCACATTGTCTCCCAAGGTAGGACGCAGTATTTCTCTCTGCAAGGGAAGACGGGGCATTTAGTGACGACGGAGAGGATCGACAGAGAGCAGCTTTGCCGGATGGTGCAGCAATGCGTGCTGCGCTGTGAGCTGATAGTGGAGGGGGAAATGAAGTTTTATGAAATCGAAGTGGAAATCACGGACATTAACGACAATGCGCCCAACTTCCGAGAGACAGAAACAGAATTAAGAGTGGGCGAGATGACAGCCCCGGGGTCTCGGTTTCCCCTTGCTGAGGCTCACGACCCGGACTCGGGATTGAATTCCCTGCAGAGCTACGAGCTGAGCGGTGACGAGCACTTCTCGCTGGCCGTGCAGGCTGGCCCCGGCGGCGATCAGCGTCCTGAGCTGGTGCTGGCGAAGGCACTGGACCGGGAGGAGGCGGCGTTTCAcgagctggtgctgagggcGATGGACGGCGGCGATCCGGCACGGACGGGCACGGCTCGGATCCGAGTGACGGTGCTGGATGCGAACGACAACGCGCCCGTGTTCAGCCAGGCGGAGTACACGGTGCGTGTGCCCGAGGACGTGCCTGTGGGCTCAACACTCGTAACTGTAACCGCGGCTGATGCCGACGAGGGTCCGAACGGACAGGTGAAATACACCTTGAAAAAAGTTTCCGACATTGCGTCGGATATTTTTCGTCTGGATTGTGAGACTGGAGAGATCACACTATTGAGAAGTCTGGACTTCGAGGAAGGCGACTCATACGAATTGGAGGTACAGGGAAGAGACGGTGGAGGCCTTTTCGACACTGCAAAAATCGTGATCTCCGTCACAGACGTCAACGACAACATGCCAGAAATTTCGGTGAGGTCGGCGATTAGCGAAATATCCGAGGATGCTCCGTCGGGGACAGTTGTAGCCCTTCTACATGTGCAGGATGGAGACTCGGGGGCCAACGGCGAGGTGCGCTGCTCTCTCGACGAGGATGTCCCGTTCcggctgcagagctcccacgGCAGCTACTACAGCGTGGTGACAGCGAGAGAGCTGGACCGAGAGCAGGTGTCGGAGTACAACGTGACGGTGCGGGCGGCCGACGGCGGGTCGCCGGCGCTGCAGAGCAGCGCGGTGCTGGCGCTGCGGGTGCTGGACGTGAACGACAACGCGCCGGTGTTCGCGGAGGAGCGCTACAGCGCGCGGCTGGCGGAGAACAACGCGGCGGGCGCGCTGGTGCTGACGGTGCGCGCGACGGACGCGGACTGGGGGCAGAACGCGCGCGTGCGCTACCGGCTGTCGGAGGGGCGGGTGCGGGGCGCGCCGCTGTCGTCGTACGTGTCGGTGCAGGCGGAGACGGGCGCGCTGTACGCGCTGCGCTCCTTGGACTACGAGCAGGTGCGCGAGCTGCGGCTGTGGGTGCGTGCGGAGGACGGCGGCGCGCCGGCGCTGAGCAGCAACGTGTCGGTGGTGCTGCAGATCGTGGACGAGAACGACAACGCGCCGCAGGTGCTGTACCCGCCGGCGGGCGCGCTGCGGGCGGGCTCGGGCCCGGGCGGTGCGTGGTCGGGCGTGGAGCTGGCGCCGCGCTGGTCGGAGGCGGGCGCGCTGGTGGCCAAGGTGGTGGCGGTGGACGCGGACGCGGGCCAGAACGCGTGGCTGTCGTACGAGCTGGCCAAGGCGACGGAGCCGGGGCTGTTCCGCGTGGGGCTGCACAGCGGCGAGGTGCGCACGGCGCGCTCGCCGCTGGCCCGCGACGCGGTGCGCCAGAgcctggtggtggtggtgaaggACCACGGGCGGCCGGCGCTGTCGGCCACGGCCACGCTGAGCGTGGTGCTGGCCGAGAGCGTGGCCGAGCTGCTGGCCGAGCTGGGCAGCGCGGCCGACGAGGCGGCGGCAGAGCCGGGCGAGCCGGCCGTGAGCCTGACGCGCTGGCTCGTGCTGGCCGTGGCCGCCGTGTCCTGCCTCTTCGTcgccttcctgctgctgctgctggcgctgcgCCTGCGCCGCTGGCGccgccagcagctgctgccgcCCGCCAGCGGCGCCTTGCGCGGCGTGCCCGTCTCGCACTTCGTGGGCATCGACGGCGTGCGCGCCTTCCTGCAGTCCTACTCGCACGACGTGTCGCTCACGGCCGACTCGCGCAAGAGCCAGCTGCGCTTCTCGGCCGGCGGCAGCTGCTGCGACAccctcccggcccggccgctgcCCGACGAGCCCGCGCCGCTGCTCGGCGACGAGGACCCGGCCGGCGCCCTCCCCGTGGATCCCGTCGCTCCCTCG AACAAATACTCTGACCAGTACGTCCAGTGA
- the LOC130266566 gene encoding protocadherin gamma-B5-like, translating to MAVRRRQRLGPGGGRALLGAVLLCVWWRAAAERVRYAIPEELGRGSLVGPLARDLGLSADELPARKLQVASAGKKQLKYFTVNEENGNLYVNERLDREEMCGESATCSVSFEVLVHNPLNIFHVEVAIEDVNDNSPVFSKSSVELEILELTLPGARFPLEMARDSDAGSNSMLTYQLSNDSPFSLSMKEKPGGKKQPELVLERALDREKQSSFELVLTAVDGGEPARSGTVQVLINVTDANDNPPVFSKSVYEARVAENLPAGSPVLQVRATDADDGSNGRVYYSFGNVPDGVRLLFTVDSESGEIRSAGALDFEEKNKYVFGLEATNGGGLTDHCEVHIDITDENDNAPEITILTLSSPVPEDAPVGTVVALLNVKDPDSDENGQVSCELLGEAPLSIVASPGGSYKVVTASALDREQASEQRVTVVARDRGRPALWSSTELVLEVSDVNDNAPVFEEAAYSAYVAENNAAGALVLRVQARDADAGANGRVSYWLAGGSAGAAGAAPLVSVEARSGALYAQRSLDYEQCREFWVAVRAQDGGAPARSSTATVRVFVLDRNDNAPRVLWPAAAAAAAGEAPAAAPFEVVPRSAEAGYLVAKVVAVDADAGRNAWLSYELVQASEPALFRVGLHSGEVRTARAVSERDAAKQRVVAVVKDHGQPALSATATLHVVLAESLQEALPELSERPAGAEAAAAAELQFYLVLALALLSALLVLSVALAVVARLRRAGPPAVLRCLGAQRFSLAGAAFPADFCEGTLPYSYNLCVAAPARAVPEAAWPPPPPVPVLSAEQLLGVDECEKPNPNSSAVTGDPYADQDAPQGGQRSVLQCREEAAGAAVDREEREETRSAAAPPAVDIIARLLGAWLGGVLSVIVLALRNRAERDGRVGRSSSVQELESRFGGGELLSLLRCGAVQT from the exons ATGGCGGTGAGGCGGCGGCAGAGGCtcgggccgggcggcgggcgAGCGCTGCTGGGCGCGGTGCTGCTGTGCGTGTGGTGGCGGGCGGCGGCCGAGCGGGTCCGCTACGCCATCCccgaggagctgggcagaggctcGCTCGTGGGGCCGCTGGCGCGGGACCTGGGGCTCAGCGCGGACGAGCTGCCGGCGCGCAAGCTGCAGGTGGCGTCTGCCGGcaagaaacagctgaaatacTTTACTGTGAATGAGGAGAACGGGAACCTGTACGTGAACGAGAGGCTGGACCGGGAGGAAATGTGTGGCGAGTCAGCGACCTGTTCTGTCAGCTTCGAGGTGCTGGTGCACAACCCGCTGAACATTTTCCACGTCGAGGTAGCCATCGAGGACGTGAACGACAACTCCCCAGTCTTCAGCAAGTCTTCTGTGGAACTGGAAATCTTGGAATTGACGCTTCCTGGTGCTCGCTTTCCCCTGGAGATGGCCCGAGATTCAGACGCAGGAAGTAATTCCATGCTGACTTACCAACTCAGCAACGACTCTCCATTTTCACTGTCAATGAAAGAAAAGCCAGGTGGAAAGAAGCAGCCGGAATTAGTGCTAGAGAGGGCGTTGGATCGGGAGAAGCAGAGCTCCTTTGAGTTGGTGTTGACAGCAGTAGACGGCGGAGAGCCTGCCAGGTCCGGGACAGTGCAGGTTCTCATCAACGTCACAGACGCCAATGACAACCCACCCGTGTTTAGTAAAAGCGTCTACGAGGCGAGAGTGGCGGAGAATCTGCCGGCGGGATCTCCCGTGCTGCAGGTGCGGGCCACAGATGCGGACGACGGCTCCAATGGTAGAGTGTACTACTCCTTCGGTAACGTCCCGGATGGAGTCCGCTTGTTGTTTACTGTCGACAGCGAGAGTGGCGAGATTAGGAGTGCTGGTGCCCTCGATTTcgaggagaaaaataaatacgTTTTTGGCTTAGAGGCTACTAACGGCGGTGGGCTCACCGACCATTGCGAAGTGCATATCGACATCACCGACGAGAACGACAACGCGCCCGAGATCACCATTCTGACACTTTCGAGCCCGGTGCCCGAAGACGCGCCGGTGGGCACCGTGGTGGCCCTGCTGAACGTAAAAGACCCAGATTCCGACGAGAACGGTCAGGTGTCGTGCGAGCTGTTGGGCGAGGCGCCGCTGTCTATCGTGGCGTCGCCGGGCGGCTCGTACAAGGTGGTGACGGCGAGCGCGCTGGACCGCGAGCAGGCGTCCGAGCAGCGCGTGACGGTGGTGGCCCGGGACCGGGGCAGGCCGGCGCTGTGGAGCAGCAcggagctggtgctggaggtgtCGGACGTGAACGACAACGCGCCGGTGTTCGAGGAGGCGGCGTACAGCGCGTACGTGGCGGAGAACAACGCGGCGGGCGCGCTGGTGCTGCGCGTGCAGGCGCGGGACGCGGACGCGGGCGCCAACGGGCGCGTGAGCTACTGGCTggcgggcggcagcgcgggcgcggcgggcgcggcgccgcTCGTGTCGGTGGAGGCGCGGAGCGGCGCGCTGTACGCGCAGCGCTCCTTGGACTACGAGCAGTGCCGCGAGTTCTGGGTGGCGGTGCGGGCGCAGGACGGCGGCGCGCCGGCGCGCAGCTCCACGGCCACGGTGCGCGTGTTCGTGCTGGACCGCAACGACAACGCGCCGCGGGTGCTgtggccggcggcggcggcggcggcggcgggagagGCTCCGGCAGCGGCGCCGTTCGAGGTGGTGCCGCGCTCGGCCGAGGCCGGCTACCTGGTGGCCAAGGTGGTGGCGGTGGACGCGGACGCGGGGCGCAACGCGTGGCTGTCGTACGAGCTGGTGCAGGCGTCGGAGCCGGCGCTGTTCCGCGTGGGGCTGCACAGCGGCGAGGTGCGCACGGCGCGCGCCGTGTCCGAGCGGGACGCGGCCAAGCAGCGAGTGGTGGCCGTGGTGAAGGACCACGGGCAGCCGGCGCTGTCGGCCACGGCCACGCTGCACGTGGTGCTGGCCGAGAGCTTGCAGGAGGCGCTGCCGGAGCTGAGCGAGCGGCCGGCGGGcgccgaggcggcggcggcggccgagcTGCAGTTCTACCTGGTGCTGGCGCTGGCGCTGCTGTCGGCGCTCTTGGTGCTGAGCGTGGCGCTGGCCGTGGTGGCGCGGctgcgccgggccgggccgcccgccGTGCTGCGCTGCCTGGGCGCGCAGCGCTTCTCGCTGGCCGGCGCCGCCTTCCCGGCCGACTTCTGCGAGGGCACCTTGCCCTACTCCTACAACCTGTGCGTGGCGGCGCCGGCCCGCGCCGTGCCCGAGGCCGcttggccgccgccgccgccggtgCCCGTGCTGTCGGCGGAGCAGCTCCTGGGCGTGGATGAGTGCGAGAAACCGAACCCGAACAGCAGCGCCGTCACGGGTGATCCGTATGCCGACCAGGACGCACCGCAG GGCGGGCAGCGCTCGGTGTTGCAGTGCCGGGAGGAGGCTGCGGGCGCCGCTGTTGACCGAGAGGAGCGAGAGGAAACTCGGAGCGCTGCAGCCCCGCCCGCTGTGGACATAATCGCTCGGTTGCTCGGTGCCTGGCTTGGCGGCGTGCTGTCTGTGATAGTCCTCGCTCTGCGGAACCGGGCTGAACGAGACGGACGGGTCGGCAGAAGCAGCTCAGTGCAGGAGCTCGAATCGCGTTTCGGTGGTGGGGAGCTGCTCTCGCTGCTGCGGTGTGGAGCAGTGCAGACGTGA
- the LOC130266567 gene encoding protocadherin gamma-A10-like → MCAAGRVCGQGQRALLWVMLLAAWEAAWGQLRYSVPEEMPKGSFVGDVAKDLGLQLPDIRDGGVHIVSQGRTQYFSLQGKTGHLVTTERIDREQLCRMVQQCVLRCELIVEGEMKFYEIEVEITDINDNAPNFRETETELRVGEMTAPGSRFPLAEAHDPDSGLNSLQSYELSGDEHFSLAVQAGPGGDQRPELVLAKALDREEAAFHELVLRAMDGGDPARTGTARIRVTVLDANDNAPVFSQAEYTVRVPEDVPVGSTLVTVTAADADEGPNGQVKYTLKKVSDIASDIFRLDCETGEITLLRSLDFEEGDSYELEVQGRDGGGLFDTAKIVISVTDVNDNMPEISVRSAISEISEDAPSGTVVALLHVQDGDSGANGEVRCSLDEDVPFRLQSSHGSYYSVVTARELDREQVSEYNVTVRAADGGSPALQSSAVLALRVLDVNDNAPVFAEERYSARLAENNAAGALVLTVRATDADWGQNARVRYRLSEGRVRGAPLSSYVSVQAETGALYALRSLDYEQVRELRLWVRAEDGGAPALSSNVSVVLQIVDENDNAPQVLYPPAGALRAGSGSGGAWSGVELAPRWSEAGALVAKVVAVDADAGQNAWLSYELAKATEPGLFRVGLHSGEVRTARSPLARDAARQSLVVVVKDHGRPALSATATLSVVLAESVAELLAELGSAADEAAAEPGEPAVSLTRWLVLAVAAVSCLFVAFLLLLLALRLRRWRRQQLLPPASGALRGVPVSHFVGIDGVRAFLQSYSHDVSLTADSRKSQLRFSAGGSCCDTLPARPLPDEPAPLLGDEDPAGAIPVDPAAPSLSSS, encoded by the exons ATGTGCGCGGCGGGGAGGGTCTGTGGCCAGGGGCAGcgagctctgctctgggtgatgCTGCTGGCGGCTTGGGAGGCGGCGTGGGGGCAGCTGCGCTACTCGGTGCCCGAGGAGATGCCCAAGGGCTCGTTCGTGGGTGACGTGGCCAaggacctggggctgcagctgccggATATCCGAGACGGCGGCGTCCACATTGTCTCCCAAGGTAGGACGCAGTATTTCTCTCTGCAAGGGAAGACGGGGCATTTAGTGACGACGGAGAGGATCGACAGAGAGCAGCTTTGCCGGATGGTGCAGCAATGCGTGCTGCGCTGTGAGCTGATAGTGGAGGGGGAAATGAAGTTTTATGAAATCGAAGTGGAAATCACGGACATTAACGACAATGCGCCCAACTTCCGAGAGACAGAAACAGAATTAAGAGTGGGCGAGATGACAGCCCCGGGGTCTCGGTTTCCCCTTGCTGAGGCTCACGACCCGGACTCGGGATTGAATTCCCTGCAGAGCTACGAGCTGAGCGGTGACGAGCACTTCTCGCTGGCCGTGCAGGCTGGCCCCGGCGGCGATCAGCGTCCTGAGCTGGTGCTGGCGAAGGCACTGGACCGGGAGGAGGCGGCGTTTCAcgagctggtgctgagggcGATGGACGGCGGCGATCCGGCACGGACGGGCACGGCTCGGATCCGAGTGACGGTGCTGGATGCGAACGACAACGCGCCCGTGTTCAGCCAGGCGGAGTACACGGTGCGTGTGCCCGAGGACGTGCCTGTGGGCTCAACACTCGTAACTGTAACCGCGGCTGATGCCGACGAGGGTCCGAACGGACAGGTGAAATACACCTTGAAAAAAGTTTCCGACATTGCGTCGGATATTTTTCGTCTGGATTGTGAGACTGGAGAGATCACACTATTGAGAAGTCTGGACTTCGAGGAAGGCGACTCATACGAATTGGAGGTACAGGGAAGAGACGGTGGAGGCCTTTTCGACACTGCAAAAATCGTGATCTCCGTCACAGACGTCAACGACAACATGCCAGAAATTTCGGTGAGGTCGGCGATTAGCGAAATATCCGAGGATGCTCCGTCGGGGACAGTTGTAGCCCTTCTACATGTGCAGGATGGAGACTCGGGGGCCAACGGCGAGGTGCGCTGCTCTCTCGACGAGGATGTCCCGTTCcggctgcagagctcccacgGCAGCTACTACAGCGTGGTGACAGCGAGAGAGCTGGACCGAGAGCAGGTGTCGGAGTACAACGTGACGGTGCGGGCGGCCGACGGCGGGTCGCCGGCGCTGCAGAGCAGCGCGGTGCTGGCGCTGCGGGTGCTGGACGTGAACGACAACGCGCCGGTGTTCGCGGAGGAGCGCTACAGCGCGCGGCTGGCGGAGAACAACGCGGCGGGCGCGCTGGTGCTGACGGTGCGCGCGACGGACGCGGACTGGGGGCAGAACGCGCGCGTGCGCTACCGGCTGTCGGAGGGGCGGGTGCGGGGCGCGCCGCTGTCGTCGTACGTGTCGGTGCAGGCGGAGACGGGCGCGCTGTACGCGCTGCGCTCCTTGGACTACGAGCAGGTGCGCGAGCTGCGGCTGTGGGTGCGTGCGGAGGACGGCGGCGCGCCGGCGCTGAGCAGCAACGTGTCGGTGGTGCTGCAGATCGTGGACGAGAACGACAACGCGCCGCAGGTGCTGTACCCGCCGGCGGGCGCGCTGCGGGCGGGCTCGGGCTCGGGCGGTGCGTGGTCGGGCGTGGAGCTGGCGCCGCGCTGGTCGGAGGCGGGCGCGCTGGTGGCCAAGGTGGTGGCGGTGGACGCGGACGCGGGCCAGAACGCGTGGCTGTCGTACGAGCTGGCCAAGGCGACGGAGCCGGGGCTGTTCCGCGTGGGGCTGCACAGCGGCGAGGTGCGCACGGCGCGCTCGCCGCTGGCCCGCGACGCGGCGCGCCAGAgcctggtggtggtggtgaaggACCACGGGCGGCCGGCGCTGTCGGCCACGGCCACGCTGAGCGTGGTGCTGGCCGAGAGCGTGGCCGAGCTGCTGGCCGAGCTGGGCAGCGCGGCCGACGAGGCGGCGGCAGAGCCGGGCGAGCCGGCCGTGAGCCTGACGCGCTGGCTCGTGCTGGCCGTGGCCGCCGTGTCCTGCCTCTTCGTcgccttcctgctgctgctgctggcgctgcgCCTGCGCCGCTGGCGccgccagcagctgctgccgcCCGCCAGCGGCGCCTTGCGCGGCGTGCCCGTCTCGCACTTCGTGGGCATCGACGGCGTGCGCGCCTTCCTGCAGTCCTACTCGCACGACGTGTCGCTCACGGCCGACTCGCGCAAGAGCCAGCTGCGCTTCTCGGCCGGCGGCAGCTGCTGCGACAccctcccggcccggccgctgcCCGACGAGCCCGCGCCGCTGCTCGGCGACGAGGATCCCGCCGGCGCCATCCCCGTGGATCCCGCCGCTCCCTCG CTTTCCAGTTCTTGA
- the LOC130266568 gene encoding protocadherin gamma-B5-like, translated as MAVRRRQRLGPGGGRALLGAVLLCVWWRAAAERVRYAIPEELGRGSLVGPLARDLGLSADELPARKLQVASAGKKQLKYFTVNVENGNLYVNERLDREEMCGASATCSISFEVLVQNPLNIFRVEVTIEDVNDNSPVFSKAILDLDIGELIHPGARFPLEMARDSDVGSNSLLTYQLDSNPFFTLALRENPDGSKQPELVLERALDREKQSSIELVLTAVDGGEPARSGAVQIRVNVTDANDNPPVFSKSFYEARVAENLPVGSLVLQVRATDADAGSNGKVSYAFSNVPGAISELFAVDREGGEIRTAGALDFEDMSKYSFGLEARDGGGLVSHCTVQIDVTDENDNAPEITILSLSSPVPEDAPVGTVVALLNANDPDSGENGQVSCELSGEAPLSIVASPGGSYKVVTASALDREQASEQRVTVVARDRGRPALWSSTELVLEVSDVNDNAPVFEEAAYSAYVAENNAAGALVLRVQARDADAGANGRVSYWLAGGSAGAAGAAPLVSVEARSGALYAQRSLDYEQCREFWVAVRAQDGGAPARSSTATVRVFVLDRNDNAPRVLWPAAAAAAGEAPAAAPFEVVPRSAEAGYLVAKVVAVDADAGRNAWLSYELVQASEPALFRVGLHSGEVRTARAVSERDAAKQRVVAVVKDHGQPALSATATLHVVLAESLQEALPELSERPAGAEAAAAAAAELQFYLVLALALLSALLVLSVALAVVARLRRAGPPAVLRCLGAQRFSLAGAAFPADFCEGTLPYSYNLCVAAPARAVPEAAWPPPPPVPVLSAEQLLGGDSCEKPSLSSSAVLGELPADPDAPQVCKG; from the coding sequence ATGGCGGTGAGGCGGCGGCAGAGGCtcgggccgggcggcgggcgAGCGCTGCTGGGCGCGGTGCTGCTGTGCGTGTGGTGGCGGGCGGCGGCCGAGCGGGTCCGCTACGCCATCCccgaggagctgggcagaggctcGCTCGTGGGGCCGCTGGCGCGGGACCTGGGGCTCAGCGCGGACGAGCTGCCGGCGCGCAAGCTGCAGGTGGCGTCTGCCGGCAAGAAGCAGCTGAAATACTTTACTGTGAATGTGGAGAACGGGAACCTGTATGTAAACGAGAGGCTGGACCGGGAGGAGATGTGCGGCGCATCTGCGACCTGTTCTATCAGCTTCGAGGTGCTGGTGCAAAACCCGCTGAACATTTTCCGCGTCGAGGTAACCATCGAGGACGTAAACGACAACTCCCCAGTCTTCAGCAAGGCTATTTTGGACCTCGACATTGGTGAATTAATCCATCCCGGTGCTCGTTTTCCGCTGGAGATGGCCCGAGATTCGGACGTTGGAAGTAACTCTCTGTTGACCTACCAGCTCGACAGCAACCCTTTCTTCACGTTGGCCTTAAGGGAGAACCCTGATGGAAGCAAGCAGCCGGAATTGGTACTGGAGAGAGCCCTGGACCGAGAGAAGCAAAGTTCCATTGAGTTGGTCCTGACAGCAGTTGACGGCGGGGAACCTGCGAGGTCCGGGGCTGTTCAGATTCGGGTCAATGTAACAGATGCCAACGACAACCCACCCGTGTTCAGTAAAAGCTTCTACGAGGCGCGAGTGGCGGAGAATCTGCCGGTGGGGTcgctggtgctgcaggtgcgGGCCACAGATGCGGACGCCGGATCTAACGGGAAGGTGTCCTACGCCTTCAGCAACGTTCCAGGGGCCATCAGCGAGTTGTTCGCTGTGGACAGAGAGGGCGGCGAGATCAGGACGGCGGGTGCCCTCGATTTCGAGGACATGAGTAAATACAGCTTCGGTCTGGAGGCAAGGGACGGCGGGGGGTTAGTGTCACACTGTACGGTCCAAATAGACGTCACGGATGAGAACGACAACGCGCCCGAGATTACGATTCTGTCGCTTTCGAGTCCCGTGCCCGAAGACGCACCGGTGGGCACCGTGGTGGCCCTGCTGAACGCAAACGACCCGGACTCGGGAGAGAACGGTCAGGTGTCGTGCGAGCTGTCGGGCGAGGCGCCGCTGTCGATCGTGGCGTCGCCGGGCGGCTCGTACAAGGTGGTGACGGCGAGCGCGCTGGACCGCGAGCAGGCGTCCGAGCAGCGCGTGACGGTGGTGGCCCGGGACCGGGGCAGGCCGGCGCTGTGGAGCAGCAcggagctggtgctggaggtgtCGGACGTGAACGACAACGCGCCGGTGTTCGAGGAGGCGGCGTACAGCGCGTACGTGGCGGAGAACAACGCGGCGGGCGCGCTGGTGCTGCGCGTGCAGGCGCGGGACGCGGACGCGGGCGCCAACGGGCGCGTGAGCTACTGGCTggcgggcggcagcgcgggcgcggcgggcgcggcgccgcTCGTGTCGGTGGAGGCGCGGAGCGGCGCGCTGTACGCGCAGCGCTCCTTGGACTACGAGCAGTGCCGCGAGTTCTGGGTGGCGGTGCGGGCGCAGGACGGCGGCGCGCCGGCGCGCAGCTCCACGGCCACGGTGCGCGTGTTCGTGCTGGACCGCAACGACAACGCGCCGCGGGTGCTgtggccggcggcggcggcggcggcgggagagGCTCCGGCAGCGGCGCCGTTCGAGGTGGTGCCGCGCTCGGCCGAGGCCGGCTACCTGGTGGCCAAGGTGGTGGCGGTGGACGCGGACGCGGGGCGCAACGCGTGGCTGTCGTACGAGCTGGTGCAGGCGTCGGAGCCGGCGCTGTTCCGCGTGGGGCTGCACAGCGGCGAGGTGCGCACGGCGCGCGCCGTGTCCGAGCGGGACGCGGCCAAGCAGCGAGTGGTGGCCGTGGTGAAGGACCACGGGCAGCCGGCGCTGTCGGCCACGGCCACGCTGCACGTGGTGCTGGCCGAGAGCTTGCAGGAGGCGCTGCCGGAGCTGAGCGAGCGGCCGGCGGGcgccgaggcggcggcggcggcggcggccgagcTGCAGTTCTACCTGGTGCTGGCGCTGGCGCTGCTGTCGGCGCTCTTGGTGCTGAGCGTGGCGCTGGCCGTGGTGGCGCGGctgcgccgggccgggccgcccgccGTGCTGCGCTGCCTGGGCGCGCAGCGCTTCTCGCTGGCCGGCGCCGCCTTCCCGGCCGACTTCTGCGAGGGCACCTTGCCCTACTCCTACAACCTGTGCGTGGCGGCGCCGGCCCGCGCCGTGCCCGAGGCCGcttggccgccgccgccgccggtgCCCGTGCTGTCGGCGGAGCAGCTTCTGGGCGGGGATTCGTGCGAGAAGCCAAGCCTGAGCAGCAGCGCCGTTTTGGGAGAGCTGCCAGCCGACCCGGACGCACCGCAGGTCTGTAAAGGTTAG